In Pseudomonas sp. LRP2-20, the genomic window AACACCCAGTGCGACAGGTAGCCGATCACCACGGTGGCGATCAGTACGCCCAAGGTGGCCAGCAGGCCGATCGGCCAACGGTAGCTGCGCAGGTCGCTGAGGTTGACGTGCAGTGCGCCGGCGAACAGCAGGAACGCCAGCATCCAGTGCATCAGCAGGTCGTTGAAATCGATCTGGTTCATCAGACCTTCGACGCGTTCTTCCAGGCCAGGGAAGCCGATCAGGCTCAGGCCCTGCAGCATCAGGGAGAACAGCAGCGCCGTGACCATCACGCCGATGGCGGGCGGCAGGCCGATGAAACGGTAATTGACATAGGTGAGGAGGGTGGTAAGGCAGATAAACGCGGCAACTAATTCAAGCATCCCGAATCCTGTGACAGTGGCTTCCAAGTCGTAACCCGAATGACTCGGGCAGTTCTTTGATGATCTGGCGAGGGGCTCGGGACACAGGATTTGACCAGAATTGCTGGAATCGTTCCGGTGCATGCCTTGATTGTTGTAGCGTCTGTGAGATCGAGCGCCGCCCACGCGGCGCATCGCGAGCTGCGCTCGCTCCTACGTTTGTATCGGGCCAGTAATGCCTGTGGCAGGCGCGCGCGACCGCTTTGTTGGTACGACGCGGTATCGAGTCATGCACCAAGGCGTTCGCGCGCAAATCCCACAGGATTAATTGGCCTGAAACAAACGTAGGAGCGAGCGCAGCTCGCGATGCGCCGCGCGGGCGGCGCTCGATCTCACAGGCGCTGAATCTCCATCGGCGTGCACATCACAGGCAACCCGCACCCCAACGCTATATATTCATCCCTCAAAAACGTCACAAGGACCCAAAGGCGTGCTGGCAACTTCCCTGGTTTTGGTCGCCGCCCTGCTACACGCGACCTGGAACACCCTGATCAAATTCAGCGGCGAACGCCTGTTGGTGATTGCCAGCATGGATCTGGTCGCGCTGGTGTTCGCCGTGTTCGCCGTGGCCTTCAGCGAGTTCCCACCCGCCGAGATCTGGCCTTGGCTGCTGGCTTCGGCGCTGGCCGAGCAGTTGTACCGGTTCCTGCTGATCCAGGCCTACCGGGTTGGTGACCTGGGGCTGGTCTATCCTCTGATGCGCGGGCTGTCGCCGCTGGTGGTGCTGGGGCTGACCCTGGCGTTTGCCGGTGAGTCGCTCAGCCAGCAGCAGATCATCGGTATCCTGCTGATCCCGTGTGGCATGGCCTCTCTGCTGTGGCAGGGCGGTGGCGGTGACCGGTTGCCCTGGTCGATGTTGCCGGTGGTTGCGCTGATCGGCCTGTGTATCGGTTGCTATACCTGGTTCGACGGCCAGGCGGTGCGGTTGTGGGGTAAACCC contains:
- a CDS encoding EamA family transporter codes for the protein MLATSLVLVAALLHATWNTLIKFSGERLLVIASMDLVALVFAVFAVAFSEFPPAEIWPWLLASALAEQLYRFLLIQAYRVGDLGLVYPLMRGLSPLVVLGLTLAFAGESLSQQQIIGILLIPCGMASLLWQGGGGDRLPWSMLPVVALIGLCIGCYTWFDGQAVRLWGKPWDYLVWLTLLSAWPFPLLASVARRAPFVLFWRTQWRLGLAVGFCVLFSYALVLWAMHLGSVAEAAALRELSVILVVLLGMRYLKEPFGGPRLLACGLVLAGMLVMKL